From the Oleiharenicola lentus genome, one window contains:
- the rplU gene encoding 50S ribosomal protein L21 encodes MKATIKTQGKQFSVSEGDILIVNRYPKTEAGSTVEINEVLAAGEGENFKVGTPFLSGASVKAKVLENKRGKKVIVFKKKKRKGYEKKRGHRQELSVIKIESIKA; translated from the coding sequence ATGAAAGCCACTATCAAAACACAGGGGAAGCAGTTCTCGGTCAGCGAGGGCGATATCCTCATTGTGAACCGCTATCCCAAGACCGAAGCGGGTTCCACGGTCGAAATCAACGAGGTCCTCGCCGCTGGCGAGGGCGAGAATTTCAAGGTCGGCACCCCCTTCCTTTCCGGCGCTTCCGTCAAGGCCAAGGTCCTTGAGAACAAGCGCGGCAAGAAGGTCATCGTCTTCAAGAAGAAGAAGCGCAAGGGCTACGAGAAGAAGCGTGGCCACCGCCAGGAACTTTCCGTCATCAAGATCGAATCCATCAAAGCCTAA
- a CDS encoding DNA-3-methyladenine glycosylase has translation MSDSMPRVIMPAEFQGRNTVVLARWLLGKMLVRTNAGERELHLITEVEAYHGEADLACHASKGRTARTEVMYQAGGCWYVYLCYGLHEMLNLVTGPAGHPAAVLIRGLAQVNGPGRLTKRLGIDRRLNGASAVPASGLHLEDHGIKLTRTQLSRGPRIGVDYAGPVWSAKPWRFWVKL, from the coding sequence ATGTCCGATTCCATGCCACGCGTCATCATGCCCGCCGAGTTTCAGGGTCGGAATACCGTGGTCTTGGCGAGGTGGCTGTTGGGCAAGATGTTAGTTCGGACCAATGCGGGGGAGCGGGAACTGCACCTGATCACGGAGGTGGAGGCCTATCACGGTGAAGCCGACCTCGCGTGTCACGCGAGCAAGGGACGCACGGCCCGCACCGAAGTCATGTATCAGGCGGGAGGGTGTTGGTATGTTTACCTGTGTTATGGCCTGCACGAGATGCTAAACCTCGTGACCGGACCCGCCGGGCATCCGGCGGCGGTGCTGATCCGCGGTTTGGCACAGGTCAACGGTCCCGGCCGGCTCACGAAACGACTTGGCATCGATCGCCGGCTGAACGGGGCATCGGCCGTGCCCGCGAGCGGTCTGCACCTGGAGGATCACGGAATAAAGCTCACTCGCACGCAATTGAGTCGTGGACCAAGGATCGGGGTGGACTACGCCGGGCCGGTCTGGTCGGCCAAGCCCTGGCGGTTTTGGGTGAAGTTGTAG
- a CDS encoding DUF3108 domain-containing protein, protein MKISLLSFLLPGFALAAPFVAIRDGESFTYKVGFSVFSHAGDIEISGANPKDTADRIAITVDTRSRGFVRGLYEFDNKAVADVELSSGRLLRVTENGSDPKRPIDTKFVIDYTARTATFTDRVRTGRSNRLTLPEGGDPIDLISALVQTRDWNLKPGEKREVVVQFGRDFYPITILAEGYEEVRTPLGRYRTLVLVPRMEKEPKGLFKRGGEVKVWIAQDGSRLPVKMQLKLNFGAATLLLSKYQPPKG, encoded by the coding sequence TCCGCGACGGCGAGAGCTTCACCTACAAGGTCGGCTTCTCGGTCTTCAGCCACGCGGGCGACATCGAGATTTCCGGCGCCAACCCCAAGGACACCGCTGACCGCATCGCCATCACCGTGGACACGCGCTCGCGCGGCTTCGTGCGTGGGCTATACGAATTCGACAACAAGGCGGTGGCCGACGTGGAGCTTTCCAGCGGACGTCTGTTGCGTGTGACCGAGAACGGTTCCGATCCCAAGCGTCCCATCGACACCAAGTTTGTCATCGATTACACGGCCCGCACCGCCACCTTCACCGACCGCGTTCGCACCGGACGCAGCAACCGGCTGACGTTGCCGGAGGGCGGCGATCCGATCGACCTGATCAGCGCGCTCGTGCAAACCCGCGACTGGAACCTGAAACCCGGCGAGAAACGCGAGGTCGTCGTGCAATTCGGCCGCGATTTCTACCCGATCACGATCCTGGCCGAGGGTTACGAGGAGGTGCGCACCCCGCTCGGCAGGTATCGCACGCTGGTCCTCGTGCCGCGGATGGAAAAGGAACCCAAGGGCCTCTTCAAACGCGGAGGCGAGGTGAAGGTTTGGATCGCCCAGGATGGTTCCCGCCTGCCCGTGAAGATGCAGCTCAAGCTCAACTTCGGCGCCGCCACCCTGCTGCTCAGCAAGTATCAGCCGCCCAAGGGGTGA